A segment of the Acidobacteriota bacterium genome:
TGGTGCGGCGGGACGATGAGATGTTCGAGTACGCCTGTCACGAGGGCAACTACGACGTCGGCAACATCCTGCTGGTCAACCGGAACCTGGAGAGGCAGGCCGCGGCGCAAGAGCAGTGAATGGCGGATGACCTTGCACGAACGATGGGGACTCGGCGACCGGGCGCGATCCCGCGGGCAGGGGCGCCCGCCGTCGAGGCATGACGAGGGGCGGAGGCACATGACGTTCCAAGCGCGGCGCGGACGGAATCACCGGCGTGCGCCAAGACCGCGCCGAGCCGCGTGGCGCTCGGTCGCCTCGTGGATGATCGCCGCCGTCGTGGCCGGCGGGGTCGCGGGCGGGTCCTCCGCGGTGGTCGAGGCGGCCGGAGGAGCGGCGGCCGGCGAACCGGCGGCCGGCGCGCCGCAACGTGCCGGAGCGCCTTCCCTGCCGCAGGCCTCCGCCGGCCGGAACCCGGAGCCGCGAAGCGTGTTCCGTCGGTACTGCATCGGTTGCCACAACGACCGGCTGCGGACGTCCGGTCTCTCCATCGCGGCGCTCGACGTGGAGAACGTCGCGGCCGACGCGGACACGTGGGAGAAGGTGGCGACCCGGCTGCGGGCCGGCTCGATGCCGCCTCCCGGACGTCCGCGGCCGGACGACGAGACCTACCGGCACGTGGCGGGATGGTTGGAGTCCGAGCTGGACCGCGCCTGGGCCGCCAACCCCTACCCGGGACGGATCAACGCCATCCACCGCATCAACCGCACGGAGTACCGCAACGCCATCCGCGACCTGCTCGCGCTCGACGTCGACGTCGAGTCGCTGCTGCCGGGCGACGAGACCGCCGACGGCAGCTTCGACAACTTCGCCGACGTTCTCGGGTTGTCGACCGCGCACATCGAGCGGTATCTGTCCGTCGCGCGGCAGGTGACCCGGCTGGCGACGGGACTCCCGCCGCCGAGCCCGGGCGCCGACACGTTCGAGATCTCCATCCATATCGTGCAGGACACGCGGCAGGGGGACGACCTGCCGCTGGGGTCGCGCGGCGGGGTCGCCGTCCCGTACCAGTTCCCGGTCGACGGCGTGTACCGCGTCAAGGTGCTGCTCCGCCGCCAGTACCAGGACTACCTGATGGGGATGGGCTGGCCGCAGTGGCTCGACGTGCGGGTGGACGGCCGGTTGGTGAAGCGCTTCACGGTGGGCGGCAACGTGCCGGGCCGGCCGGTGGCCGCGAGCTACGCCGGTGACGGCGAGCCGGGCTTCGCGGGCGCCGTCGAGTGGGAAGAGTTCATGCAGCGCACCGGCGACGCCAATCTCGAGGTGGACGTGCCGGTAGAGGCGGGTCCGCACGTCGTCGGGGTGTCGTTCGTCCGCCAGTTGTGGGAGCCGGAGGGGCTGCCCCAGCCGCTGCAGCGCGGCCGCGTGCTGACGAACGACCAGATCTACATGGGCTACGCGGCGGTGCGCTCAGTCGAGATCGGCGGGCCCTACCTGGTGGCGGACACGATGGCCGAAACGCCGAGCCGGCGGGCCATCTTCACCTGCGAGCCGAGCGGCGCCGGTGAGGAGCGCGCCTGCGCCGAGGAGATCCTGTCGTCGATCGCCCGCCGCGCGTTCCGGCGGCCGGTGACGGACGCCGAGGTCGACTCCCTGCTGCGGTTCTTCGACGAGGGGCGGGCGGCGGGCAGCTTCGAGGCGGGCATTCAGTTCGGACTCGAGCGGATCCTGGTCGATCCCGACTTTCTCGTGCGCGTCTACCGCGATCCGATAGACCTGGATCGGACGGCGTATGCGCTGAGCGACCTCGAGCTGGCCTCGCGCCTGTCGTTCTTCCTCTGGAGCAGCATTCCCGACGAACAGCTCCTGCAGCTCGCCGAGGCGGGCCGCCTGAGCGACCCCGCCGTTCTGGAGCGGCAGGTGCGGCGCATGCTGGCCGACCCGCGCGCCACGGCCGCCATCGTCGAGGACTTCGCGGCGCAGTGGCTCAACCTGCGGCGCGTCGGAGAGGTCGTCGTCGACCCCGTCCGGTACCCGCACTACGACGAGAGCCTGCTCGACGCGTTCGAGGAGGAGGTCATCCGGTTCGTGGCGAGCACGCTGACCGAGGACCGCAGCGTGCACGATCTGCTCGACGCCGACTACACCTTCGTCAACGAGCGGCTCGCACGCCACTACGGGCTGCCCGGCATCTACGGCAACCGGTTCCGGCGGGTGACGTGGCCGGACACGGCACGGCGCGGGGGGCTGCTCGCGGCGGGCGCGCTGCTCGCCACGACGTCGTACCCGGACCGGACCTCTCCGGTACTGCGCGGCAAGTGGCTCGTGGACAACATCTTCGGGTTGCCGGTGCCGGCGCCGCCGGCCGGCGTCAACACCGACCTCGAGGAGACGCCGGGCGAGGTTCCGGCGACCATCCGCGAGCGCCTCGCGCGCCACCGGGAGAGTCCGACCTGCGCGAGCTGCCACGCGGTGATCGATCCGCTCGGCTTCGCGCTGGAGAACTTCGACGTGATCGGCGGCTGGCGCGACGTCGACGAGCAGGGACGGCCCATCGACAGCATGGGCACGACGACCGGCGGGGTCGCGCTCGACGGGTTGCCGGGCCTGCGCGCCCTGCTTCTCGACGATCCGGAGCAGTTCCCGCGGACGCTGACGGAGAAGCTCCTGTCCTACGCCCTCGGGCGGCGCCTGGAGCACTACGATCGGCCCGCCGTGCGGCAGATCGTGCGCGACGCGGCGGCGGCGGAGTATCGTTGGTCGGCGATCATCACGGGCATCGTGCGGAGCCCGCAGTTCACGATGCGGGCCGGGCCGGCGGCGACGGCGAACTAGCGCGACCTTGCGGTCGCGTTGGGAGTTTCGCTGACGCGAAACTCCTGCCTGGAATTCGGGACGGCGAGTGACGGATAGAGGAGACGGCGGACATGACCTTGACCAACAAGTCGTTGCCACGGCGAACCGTTCTCAGAGGAATCGGCGCGACGCTGGCGCTGCCGTTCCTCGACGCGATGGCCCCGGCCGTGTCGCGGGCGCGGCCCGCCGCGAAGCCGGTGCCCCGCTTCCAGGCGTTCTACGTCCCGAACGGGATGGCGATGCCGTACTGGACGCCGAAGGGAGAAGGGACGGACTTCGAGGTCTCGCCCATCCTCGAGCCCCTCGCCCCCTTCCGCGACCAGATGATCGTGCTCTCCGGACTCAATGCGAGCTGGAACTACATCCATGCCGGCGCTTCCGGGTCGTTCCTGACCGGCATGACGCAGGGCGGCCGCAACGAGACCGAGATCCTCGGCGAGGTCTCGATGGACCAGTTGCTGGCCCGGCACTTCGCCCGCGAGACGCAGGTGGCGTCGCTCGCGGTGGCGTTGGACCGGCCGAACAACGCCGGGGCCTGCACCGGCAATCTGAGCTGTGTCTACACCCACACGATCTCGTGGCGCAGCAAGACCCAGCCGCTGCCGATGGAGTGGAATCCCCGCGCCGTCTTCGAGACCCTCTTCGGCGACAGCGGCAGCACCGACCGGGAGGCGCGGCAGGCGCGCATGCGCCAGCACAAGAGCCTGCTCGACGCGGTGACCGGCAAGCTCGCCGACCTGAAGCGCGAGCTCGGCGTGCACGATCAGGTCAAGCTGGACGAGTACACCGAGTCGGTGCGCGACGTCGAGCGGCGGATCCAGCGGGCGGAGGAACAGAGCGACCTGGAGTTGCCGGAGATGCGCCAGCCGCAGGGCGCGCCGCCGGCCTTCGAGGATCACCTGGAGCTGATGCTCGACCTGCAGCTCCTCGCGTTCCAGTCGGACCTGACGCGTGTCATCACCTTCATGATCGGCAAGGAGCAGAGCGCGCGCCCCTACCCGCAGATCGGGGTCCCGGAGGCGCACCACCCGCTCTCGCACCACAACAACCTGCCCGAGCTGGTCGCCCACATGTCGAAGATCAACCGCTACCACGCGGAGCTGTTCTCGAAGTACGTGGCGAAGCTGCGGGCGACCCCGGACGGCGACGGGACGCTGCTCGACCACACGACCATCATGTACGGGACGGGCCTGTCGAACAGCACGCGGCACTCCGGCGACAACCTGCCGATCATGCTGATCGGCGGCGGCGCCGGCCGACTGCCCAGCGGGCGGCACATCCGCTACGGGAACGAGCCGTCGCTGGCCAACCTGCTGCTCACGCTGATGGACAAGATGGACGTCCCGGTGGACCGGGTCGGCGGCAGCACCGGGCGTCTGCCGCTGGATACCCTTTCCGACCTGTAGTGGGATCGGGGCCGTCAGGGGGAATGGCGATGCGCGCGAGACCGCCCGTCGTTGGTGACCTTCCGTTCGCCGGCGGTGTAACGCGAGCGCCGGACAGAGGCGTGCGGGGGGGGGTGGCGCTCGCGGGGGTGGGCCCCTTGGCGAGGGGGCGGGTTGTTAGTGGTTTTAACAAAAGAGACCGCGCCCCAGCGTAACGGGTGAGATAGTAGTGGGGGCGGGGGGATTTNNNNNNNNNNACTACCACCCCCCCCCCCTCCCCCCCCCCCCCCCCGGCCCGCGCCGCCGCGCGCCGGCGCCCGCCCGCCCGGCTCCCCGCCCCCGCCCCCCCGCGGGGGGCGGGGGGGGGGGGCTCTCGCGGTCGTGGCCGCGTTCGCCTCGGCGCTGTTGCTGGCCCCGTCAGGGGCGCTGGCACAGGCGGGTGAGTCGGCCCCGGCGGAGACTCGTGTCGCCGTCGGCGATGGGGGCGTGATCGATGCGGCCAGGGCGGGCGACGCCGCCCGCGTCCGGGCGTTGCTGGAAGCCGGCGCCGATGCGGGCGCGGCCGAGTTGGACGGCTCGACCGCACTGCTCTGGGCGAGCCACCGCGACGACCGCGAGAGCGTACGCCTCCTCATCGACGCCGGCGCCGATGTCAGCGCGGCGAACGATCTGGGTGCGACCCCGGTCTGGGCGGCCAGCGAGAACCGGAGCACCGCCGTGGTGCGGATGTTGCTGGAAGCGGGCGCCGACCCGAACCGCGAGCTCCTGAGCGGCGAGACGCCGATCATGGTGGCGGCCCGCGCCGGGAGCACCGAGGTGGTTCGGCAGCTCGCGGCCGCCGGCGCCGATCTCGACCGGCAGGGCTCGCGCGGACAGACGGCCCTGATGTGGGCTGCGGCACAGGGGCATCCCGACGTCGTCGAGGCGCTGCTCGGGGCCGGTGCGGACCTGGGCGTGCGCTCGGACGTCTGGACGCAGGTCATGGCGGTGCCCCCGCACAGCCGGCCGGAGTACAACCGCGAGATTCCCCACGGCGGCAACACCGCGCTGCTGTTCGCCGTCCGCGCCGGCGATCTGGCGTCTGCGCGCGTCCTGGTCGAGGCGGGAGCGGACGTCGACGACGCCGACGCCTGGGGGGTCGGTGCGGTCGTGCTGGCAGCCCACGGCGGCCACCGCGAGCTGTTGGAGTTCCTCCTCGAGAACGGTGCCGACCCGAACGCCGCCGCTGCGGGCTTCGCGGCGCTGCACGACGCGGTGATGCGCAACGACAGCCGGATGGTCGCGGCGCTCCTCGCACATGGAGCCGACCCCAACCAGCGCCTACTGACCTGGACGCCGACGCGGCGCGCGTCACGCGACCATCACTACCCGCCGCCGCTCGTCGGCGCCAGCCCCTTCTGGCTCGCCGCCCGGTTCGCGCGCATCGACCTGATGCGCCTGCTCGCGGATCACGGCGCCGACCCGCACTTCGTGCACGAGGTCGACTACATCGTCGACGGCCGCATGCAGTGGCAGACGGAGCGCACCACGGCCCTGATGGCTGCCTTCGGGATGGGCGGCCGCCGCGCCCGGCCCTGGGTGCCGTACGGCGGTGCTCCCACGGCGGAATTGCGAACCCTCGAAGCGGTCATGCTCGCCGTCGATCTCGGCATCGACGTCAACGCGGTCGACGCCGCCGGCCGCACC
Coding sequences within it:
- a CDS encoding ankyrin repeat domain-containing protein, whose protein sequence is MAAFASALLLAPSGALAQAGESAPAETRVAVGDGGVIDAARAGDAARVRALLEAGADAGAAELDGSTALLWASHRDDRESVRLLIDAGADVSAANDLGATPVWAASENRSTAVVRMLLEAGADPNRELLSGETPIMVAARAGSTEVVRQLAAAGADLDRQGSRGQTALMWAAAQGHPDVVEALLGAGADLGVRSDVWTQVMAVPPHSRPEYNREIPHGGNTALLFAVRAGDLASARVLVEAGADVDDADAWGVGAVVLAAHGGHRELLEFLLENGADPNAAAAGFAALHDAVMRNDSRMVAALLAHGADPNQRLLTWTPTRRASRDHHYPPPLVGASPFWLAARFARIDLMRLLADHGADPHFVHEVDYIVDGRMQWQTERTTALMAAFGMGGRRARPWVPYGGAPTAELRTLEAVMLAVDLGIDVNAVDAAGRTVLDEAEALQYESVVEYLVEVGAEPGVN
- a CDS encoding DUF1592 domain-containing protein, with the protein product MRCSSTPVTRATTTSATSCWSTGTWRGRPRRKSSEWRMTLHERWGLGDRARSRGQGRPPSRHDEGRRHMTFQARRGRNHRRAPRPRRAAWRSVASWMIAAVVAGGVAGGSSAVVEAAGGAAAGEPAAGAPQRAGAPSLPQASAGRNPEPRSVFRRYCIGCHNDRLRTSGLSIAALDVENVAADADTWEKVATRLRAGSMPPPGRPRPDDETYRHVAGWLESELDRAWAANPYPGRINAIHRINRTEYRNAIRDLLALDVDVESLLPGDETADGSFDNFADVLGLSTAHIERYLSVARQVTRLATGLPPPSPGADTFEISIHIVQDTRQGDDLPLGSRGGVAVPYQFPVDGVYRVKVLLRRQYQDYLMGMGWPQWLDVRVDGRLVKRFTVGGNVPGRPVAASYAGDGEPGFAGAVEWEEFMQRTGDANLEVDVPVEAGPHVVGVSFVRQLWEPEGLPQPLQRGRVLTNDQIYMGYAAVRSVEIGGPYLVADTMAETPSRRAIFTCEPSGAGEERACAEEILSSIARRAFRRPVTDAEVDSLLRFFDEGRAAGSFEAGIQFGLERILVDPDFLVRVYRDPIDLDRTAYALSDLELASRLSFFLWSSIPDEQLLQLAEAGRLSDPAVLERQVRRMLADPRATAAIVEDFAAQWLNLRRVGEVVVDPVRYPHYDESLLDAFEEEVIRFVASTLTEDRSVHDLLDADYTFVNERLARHYGLPGIYGNRFRRVTWPDTARRGGLLAAGALLATTSYPDRTSPVLRGKWLVDNIFGLPVPAPPAGVNTDLEETPGEVPATIRERLARHRESPTCASCHAVIDPLGFALENFDVIGGWRDVDEQGRPIDSMGTTTGGVALDGLPGLRALLLDDPEQFPRTLTEKLLSYALGRRLEHYDRPAVRQIVRDAAAAEYRWSAIITGIVRSPQFTMRAGPAATAN
- a CDS encoding DUF1552 domain-containing protein, with the protein product MTLTNKSLPRRTVLRGIGATLALPFLDAMAPAVSRARPAAKPVPRFQAFYVPNGMAMPYWTPKGEGTDFEVSPILEPLAPFRDQMIVLSGLNASWNYIHAGASGSFLTGMTQGGRNETEILGEVSMDQLLARHFARETQVASLAVALDRPNNAGACTGNLSCVYTHTISWRSKTQPLPMEWNPRAVFETLFGDSGSTDREARQARMRQHKSLLDAVTGKLADLKRELGVHDQVKLDEYTESVRDVERRIQRAEEQSDLELPEMRQPQGAPPAFEDHLELMLDLQLLAFQSDLTRVITFMIGKEQSARPYPQIGVPEAHHPLSHHNNLPELVAHMSKINRYHAELFSKYVAKLRATPDGDGTLLDHTTIMYGTGLSNSTRHSGDNLPIMLIGGGAGRLPSGRHIRYGNEPSLANLLLTLMDKMDVPVDRVGGSTGRLPLDTLSDL